One part of the Bacillus sp. FJAT-27916 genome encodes these proteins:
- a CDS encoding terminase small subunit, giving the protein MPEVTRNHVMEVNEVSPETVEALNSFRPLNDRQRAFVHNYLLTGSVPEASKRAGYTSKHGWSLLNRPDVNGFIKEHHKYWTSEEIASVEEVLVHLSDIVRGEATDVIINAKTGKKETIPAPTLARLKALEHLTKAYGMAQNNITINGTITHDDKPRREIITVEELKNMVELTEDDIELLEGEED; this is encoded by the coding sequence ATGCCAGAAGTAACTAGGAATCATGTAATGGAAGTAAACGAGGTTTCCCCTGAGACAGTGGAAGCCTTAAATAGTTTTAGACCTTTGAACGATAGACAGAGAGCCTTTGTCCATAATTATCTCCTTACAGGGAGTGTGCCAGAGGCTTCTAAAAGGGCGGGATACACAAGTAAGCACGGCTGGAGTCTCCTGAATCGTCCAGACGTTAATGGCTTCATAAAAGAACATCACAAGTATTGGACGAGTGAAGAGATTGCTTCCGTGGAAGAGGTGCTAGTCCACTTATCGGACATTGTGAGGGGAGAGGCTACAGACGTTATCATCAACGCTAAAACAGGCAAGAAAGAAACGATCCCAGCTCCAACCTTAGCCCGTTTGAAGGCTTTGGAACACTTAACCAAAGCGTATGGAATGGCTCAGAACAATATCACAATTAACGGGACAATAACTCATGATGATAAGCCAAGACGAGAAATCATAACTGTAGAGGAACTCAAGAACATGGTGGAGCTTACTGAGGATGATATTGAACTATTGGAAGGAGAAGAGGATTGA